A genomic stretch from Flavobacterium sp. KS-LB2 includes:
- a CDS encoding GNAT family N-acetyltransferase — MNISIIITQEEHYKYSQEICDTIELSALLRGTGIAKRTPEYIQKKMETKDAVLALVDGKFAGFCYIESWQHGKFVAHSGLIVHPDYRNLGLAKKIKSFVFDYSLKKYPDAKVFGITTGLAVMKINSDLGYKPVPFSELTSDPSFWKGCQTCTNYEILKIKDNKMCLCTGMLYDPKEKPKDPPKHPFNIRVLNRLKSIKEALFLKK, encoded by the coding sequence ATGAATATTTCTATCATTATAACTCAGGAAGAACATTATAAGTACTCGCAAGAAATATGCGATACCATAGAATTGTCCGCACTATTGAGAGGTACGGGAATTGCTAAAAGAACTCCTGAGTACATCCAGAAAAAAATGGAAACCAAAGATGCAGTCCTCGCATTAGTCGATGGTAAATTTGCTGGTTTTTGCTATATCGAAAGTTGGCAACACGGGAAATTTGTGGCACATTCGGGATTAATCGTACATCCTGATTATAGAAATCTAGGTTTAGCAAAAAAAATCAAATCATTTGTATTTGACTATTCCTTGAAAAAATATCCAGACGCTAAGGTTTTTGGAATCACAACTGGCTTAGCGGTTATGAAAATCAACTCCGATTTGGGGTACAAACCAGTCCCTTTTTCAGAATTGACCAGCGATCCAAGTTTTTGGAAAGGATGTCAAACGTGTACCAATTATGAAATTCTAAAAATTAAAGACAACAAAATGTGCTTGTGTACCGGAATGCTTTATGACCCAAAAGAAAAGCCTAAAGACCCGCCTAAACACCCATTTAATATCAGAGTGTTAAACAGATTAAAATCAATTAAAGAAGCCTTGTTCTTAAAAAAATAA
- a CDS encoding argininosuccinate synthase yields the protein MKKVVLAYSGGLDTSYCLKYLKNEKGYEVHTVLINTGGFDEVELAAIEERAYELGSAQHANLTIVDKYYDKAIKYLIYGNVLKNNTYPLSVSAERVFQAIEAIKYAKSVGASAIAHGSTGAGNDQIRFDLIFQTIAPEIEIITPIRDLKLSRQEEVDYLSKNGVHYSWEKAQYSINKGLWGTSVGGKETLTSNQTLPSEAYPSQLQKTGEEKVTLQFEKGQLVGINGTLDTPTKNIVALEKLASAYAIGRDIHVGDTIIGIKGRVGFEAAAPLIIIKAHHLLEKHTLGKWQQYWKEQLGNWYGMLFHEGQFLDPVMRNIEAFLEDTQTTVNGTVIVSLKPYHFTLDGIESENDLMNTGFGQYGEMNNAWTSDDAKGFIKILGNAQNIFSSVNKLTHD from the coding sequence ATGAAAAAAGTTGTATTAGCTTATAGCGGAGGATTAGATACCTCATATTGCCTAAAATATTTAAAAAATGAAAAAGGATATGAAGTTCATACCGTTCTTATAAATACAGGAGGATTTGATGAAGTTGAACTAGCCGCTATTGAAGAAAGAGCCTACGAATTAGGAAGTGCGCAACATGCAAATCTTACCATCGTTGATAAATATTACGATAAAGCTATTAAATATTTGATTTATGGAAATGTATTAAAAAATAATACCTATCCATTATCAGTAAGTGCAGAACGTGTTTTTCAAGCTATAGAAGCAATAAAATACGCAAAATCTGTTGGTGCCAGCGCCATTGCTCACGGAAGTACTGGTGCAGGAAATGACCAAATTCGTTTTGATTTAATTTTCCAAACCATTGCTCCCGAAATTGAAATTATCACTCCTATTAGAGATTTAAAATTATCAAGACAAGAAGAAGTTGATTATTTATCTAAAAATGGAGTTCATTATTCTTGGGAAAAAGCACAATATTCCATTAATAAAGGATTGTGGGGAACAAGCGTAGGCGGTAAAGAAACATTGACCTCAAATCAAACTTTACCAAGTGAAGCATACCCCTCTCAATTGCAAAAAACGGGTGAAGAGAAAGTGACACTACAATTTGAAAAAGGACAATTAGTAGGTATCAACGGGACATTAGACACACCAACAAAAAACATCGTAGCATTAGAAAAATTAGCCAGCGCATATGCAATTGGTAGAGATATCCATGTTGGTGACACTATAATCGGAATTAAAGGAAGAGTTGGTTTTGAAGCCGCTGCACCTTTAATCATCATCAAAGCACACCATTTATTAGAGAAACATACGCTGGGTAAATGGCAACAATACTGGAAAGAACAACTAGGAAACTGGTACGGAATGTTGTTTCATGAAGGACAATTTTTAGATCCTGTAATGAGAAACATCGAGGCTTTTCTGGAAGATACTCAAACGACTGTAAATGGAACCGTTATCGTTTCGTTAAAACCATATCACTTTACATTAGACGGAATTGAATCTGAAAATGATTTAATGAATACCGGTTTTGGACAATATGGAGAAATGAACAACGCTTGGACATCTGACGATGCCAAAGGATTTATCAAAATTCTTGGAAATGCCCAAAACATATTTTCATCTGTAAATAAACTGACGCATGATTAA
- the argC gene encoding N-acetyl-gamma-glutamyl-phosphate reductase, with translation MINIGIIGGSGYTAGELIRILMFHPNATLDFVYSTTNAGKPLHVAHHDLMGDIEMNFTDTVNPNVNVVFLCLGHGKSKSFLEQNQFASHTKIIDLGNDFRLTKDKDFDSKTFVYGLPELNKAVIKNAQFIANPGCFATAIQLALLPLAKNEMLTTDVHINATTGSTGAGVSPSETTHFSWRSNNMSHYKAFEHQHLGEINQSVNQLQADYANELIFVPNRGDFSRGIFATLYTTIEETLEDVVAKYEAFYKGQPFVTVTTTGINMKQVVQTNKCIISLMKKGNRLLITSVIDNLTKGASGQAIQNMNLMFGLDETTGLHLKPSGF, from the coding sequence ATGATTAATATTGGAATAATTGGTGGTTCAGGTTACACAGCGGGAGAACTTATCAGAATATTGATGTTCCATCCCAATGCTACACTTGATTTTGTTTACAGCACGACAAATGCTGGAAAACCACTTCATGTTGCGCATCATGATTTGATGGGCGATATCGAAATGAATTTTACCGATACTGTAAATCCGAATGTGAATGTTGTTTTCTTATGTTTAGGTCATGGAAAATCAAAATCGTTTTTAGAACAAAATCAATTTGCGAGTCATACCAAAATTATCGATTTAGGAAATGATTTCAGATTGACAAAAGACAAAGATTTTGACAGCAAAACTTTCGTTTACGGTTTACCTGAATTGAATAAAGCGGTTATTAAAAACGCTCAATTTATCGCTAATCCAGGTTGTTTTGCAACTGCAATTCAACTAGCGTTATTGCCATTGGCCAAAAACGAAATGCTTACAACTGATGTTCATATCAATGCAACGACCGGAAGCACAGGAGCTGGAGTTTCACCTTCGGAGACGACGCATTTCAGTTGGAGATCAAATAATATGTCGCATTACAAAGCTTTTGAGCACCAACATTTGGGCGAAATAAACCAAAGTGTCAACCAATTGCAAGCGGATTATGCAAACGAATTGATTTTTGTACCTAATAGAGGTGATTTTTCAAGAGGAATTTTTGCAACATTGTACACAACAATCGAAGAAACTTTGGAAGATGTAGTGGCGAAATACGAGGCTTTTTACAAAGGCCAACCTTTCGTAACCGTTACAACCACTGGAATCAACATGAAACAAGTGGTTCAAACGAATAAATGTATTATTAGTTTAATGAAAAAAGGAAATCGGTTATTGATTACTTCAGTAATTGATAATTTAACAAAAGGAGCCTCAGGACAAGCCATTCAAAACATGAATTTAATGTTTGGATTGGATGAAACCACAGGATTGCATTTGAAACCAAGCGGATTTTAG
- a CDS encoding aspartate aminotransferase family protein, with product MNLFDVYPLYNITPVKALDCTITDEKGVEYLDLYGGHGVISIGHTQPDYVAKLKNQLDNIGFYSNAIQNPLQVELAEKLGKLSGLEDYTLFLCSSGAEANENALKLASFHNNKSRVIAFDNAFHGRTSAAVAVTDNKKIVAPLNAQQIVTFLPLNNIDLVENELKKGDVSSVIIEGIQGVGGLDQGTTEFFQALEKMCAAYDVVLILDEVQSGYGRSGKFFAHQHHNIKADIICLAKGMGNGFPIGGILISPKFTASYGLLGTTFGGNHLACAAGIAVLDVIESQKLMDNVNDVYAYFLEAIKQVPQVIQVKGRGLMLGVEFDFDVSALRKKMIIDKHIFTGNANNKNLLRILPPLTIKKEAIDTFIIALKETLAELK from the coding sequence ATGAACTTATTTGACGTTTACCCATTATACAACATCACTCCCGTAAAAGCACTAGATTGTACTATTACAGATGAAAAAGGAGTGGAATATTTAGATTTATATGGTGGTCATGGAGTAATTTCCATTGGACACACCCAACCGGATTATGTTGCCAAATTAAAAAATCAATTGGATAATATTGGTTTTTATTCGAATGCAATTCAAAATCCATTGCAAGTAGAATTAGCAGAAAAATTAGGAAAACTTTCCGGATTGGAAGACTATACTTTATTCTTATGCAGTTCTGGAGCTGAAGCCAATGAAAATGCGTTGAAACTGGCTTCTTTTCACAACAATAAATCACGTGTAATTGCTTTTGATAATGCATTTCACGGAAGAACTTCGGCCGCTGTTGCGGTTACAGATAATAAAAAAATTGTAGCGCCATTAAATGCGCAACAAATTGTTACTTTTTTACCATTGAACAACATCGATTTGGTGGAAAACGAATTAAAAAAAGGAGATGTTTCTTCAGTTATAATCGAAGGAATTCAAGGAGTTGGCGGTTTAGACCAAGGTACAACTGAATTTTTTCAGGCATTAGAAAAAATGTGTGCCGCTTATGACGTTGTTTTAATTTTGGACGAAGTACAATCCGGATACGGAAGAAGCGGAAAGTTTTTTGCACACCAACATCATAACATCAAAGCAGATATTATTTGTCTGGCGAAAGGGATGGGTAACGGATTTCCTATTGGCGGAATCTTGATTTCTCCAAAATTTACTGCTAGTTATGGATTATTAGGAACTACTTTTGGTGGAAACCATTTGGCTTGTGCTGCCGGAATAGCAGTTTTGGATGTGATTGAAAGTCAAAAATTAATGGATAACGTAAATGACGTTTACGCCTATTTTTTAGAAGCAATCAAACAAGTTCCTCAAGTTATCCAAGTAAAAGGAAGAGGATTAATGCTAGGTGTAGAATTTGATTTTGACGTAAGTGCGCTTCGTAAAAAAATGATTATTGATAAACATATTTTCACAGGAAATGCAAACAATAAAAATTTATTGAGAATACTTCCACCATTGACAATCAAGAAAGAAGCAATTGATACTTTCATCATTGCTTTAAAAGAAACATTGGCAGAATTGAAATGA
- a CDS encoding glutamate-5-semialdehyde dehydrogenase, whose product MHHLLPIEKRNAVLSRMAELLEQERANLKTVNQRDINNYSGDDLAMEKRLLVDDAKIDGMILSLQQLASQEDPIGVERFNFDHENGMKIINKTAAFGTIMIIYESRPDVTVEAGGIAFKSGNKILLKGGKESVLSNLKIVELWHQALQENNVATEWVEYLNYNREETQAFLEKPTQKVDLIVPRGGEKLIAFVKKHANCPVIISGRGNNFVYVNKEADLKKALDIIINGKTSNISVCNALDKVLIDTNLDNWEAFAKKIITELQQKNVTVLGDESISRATNVPQIESDLIWYEEFLDYKIVIGTTNSDQEAIDKINKYCGGHSASIITKNNAIAQEFMENVDTAAVYQNASTRFTDGGQFGLGGELAISTDKLHQRGPIGLQHLVTNKWYIYGNGQIR is encoded by the coding sequence ATGCACCATTTATTACCAATAGAAAAGCGAAATGCAGTTTTAAGTCGTATGGCCGAACTTCTCGAACAAGAAAGAGCCAACCTTAAAACAGTGAATCAACGGGATATCAATAATTATTCTGGCGATGACTTGGCCATGGAAAAACGTTTATTGGTTGATGATGCCAAAATTGACGGGATGATTTTATCCCTGCAACAATTAGCAAGTCAAGAAGATCCTATTGGGGTGGAGCGTTTTAATTTCGACCACGAAAATGGAATGAAAATCATCAATAAAACAGCGGCTTTTGGAACCATAATGATTATTTACGAATCTAGACCCGATGTTACTGTTGAAGCGGGTGGAATCGCTTTTAAATCCGGAAATAAAATTTTATTAAAAGGCGGAAAAGAATCGGTACTATCCAATTTAAAAATTGTGGAATTGTGGCATCAGGCTTTACAAGAAAACAATGTTGCTACAGAATGGGTAGAATATTTGAATTACAATCGAGAAGAAACGCAGGCTTTTTTAGAAAAACCAACACAAAAAGTAGATTTAATCGTTCCTCGTGGTGGTGAGAAATTAATCGCTTTCGTAAAAAAACACGCAAACTGCCCGGTGATTATAAGTGGTCGAGGAAATAATTTTGTGTATGTAAATAAGGAAGCGGATTTAAAAAAAGCACTTGACATTATTATTAACGGAAAGACCTCAAACATATCTGTTTGTAACGCTTTAGATAAAGTTTTAATTGACACGAATCTTGACAATTGGGAAGCTTTTGCAAAGAAAATAATTACCGAATTACAACAAAAAAACGTTACGGTTTTGGGAGATGAAAGCATTTCCAGAGCAACAAATGTTCCTCAGATTGAATCCGATTTAATTTGGTACGAAGAGTTTTTAGATTACAAAATTGTTATCGGAACAACCAATTCAGATCAAGAAGCAATTGACAAAATAAATAAATATTGTGGCGGACATTCCGCTTCGATAATCACAAAAAACAATGCAATTGCCCAGGAATTCATGGAAAACGTGGATACTGCAGCCGTTTATCAAAACGCCTCTACCCGATTCACTGATGGAGGACAATTTGGCTTAGGTGGCGAATTGGCAATAAGCACGGACAAATTACACCAACGTGGACCAATTGGTTTGCAACATTTAGTTACTAATAAGTGGTATATTTACGGAAATGGACAAATCAGGTAA
- the proB gene encoding glutamate 5-kinase, which translates to MDKSGKKRILLKLGSNTLTKETNHISRGKIEDIGMQIAALQDDYEFIIVSSGAIAAAKQFVKLENQDKDVFVKQALASIGQPHLMRIYHENFSDLGLLISQCLLSYSDFEKEQSKVNIVNTINVLVKNNYIPIINENDTVATDEIRFGDNDKLAALTAVLLNVDILIIATNTNGIYTKASINDAVPETISLVTDLKVLEKEIGDSKSSHGTGGMQSKIEASAIAKAANIETWIVNGLEDKFILNALKNEIPFTKIL; encoded by the coding sequence ATGGACAAATCAGGTAAAAAAAGAATTTTATTAAAGCTAGGAAGTAATACGTTAACCAAAGAAACCAATCACATTTCGAGAGGGAAGATTGAAGATATTGGGATGCAAATAGCCGCTTTACAAGACGATTACGAGTTCATTATTGTAAGTTCAGGCGCGATTGCCGCAGCCAAACAATTTGTAAAACTGGAAAATCAAGACAAAGATGTTTTTGTAAAACAAGCATTAGCTTCTATTGGTCAGCCTCATTTAATGCGGATTTATCATGAAAATTTCAGCGATTTAGGATTACTGATTTCACAGTGTTTGCTTTCTTATTCTGATTTTGAAAAAGAACAATCCAAAGTAAATATCGTGAACACCATCAATGTGTTGGTCAAAAATAATTACATTCCGATTATCAATGAAAATGATACGGTGGCTACGGATGAGATTCGGTTTGGTGATAACGATAAATTAGCCGCTTTAACGGCCGTTTTATTAAATGTTGACATTCTGATCATCGCTACCAATACAAACGGGATTTACACCAAAGCATCCATTAATGATGCCGTTCCCGAAACCATTTCTTTGGTAACCGATTTAAAAGTATTGGAAAAAGAGATTGGTGATTCTAAATCCTCGCACGGAACCGGCGGAATGCAATCTAAAATAGAAGCCTCGGCAATTGCCAAAGCAGCCAATATCGAAACCTGGATTGTCAATGGATTAGAGGACAAATTTATTTTGAACGCTTTAAAAAACGAAATACCTTTTACTAAAATCTTATAA
- a CDS encoding N-acetylornithine carbamoyltransferase: MNYISIQNIDSLDKWVKQALKIKKKPLKNKKLGKNKTLGMLFFNSSLRTRLSTQKAALNLGMNVMVMNFTSEGWTLEFEDGAIMNSGASEHIKEAAAVVSQYCDIIAIRAFAGLIDKEKDNAETVLMGFLKYATVPVVNMESATGHPLQSLADAITMAEHKTKHRPKVVLTWAPHPRALPQAVPNSFVEMMQLQDADFVITHPEGYELNPEITKDSKIEYDQDKAFENADFIYAKNWSNYKEYGQITNSDPNWTVTADKMKLTNNAKFMHCLPVRRNVIVTDEVIDSENSIVIEQANNRTYAAQLVLQKILKNGK, encoded by the coding sequence ATGAACTACATTTCCATACAAAACATAGATTCACTCGATAAATGGGTGAAACAAGCGCTAAAAATCAAGAAAAAACCACTTAAAAATAAAAAACTGGGTAAAAACAAAACCTTAGGAATGTTGTTTTTTAATTCGAGTTTGAGAACGCGTTTGAGTACACAAAAAGCAGCTCTGAATTTAGGAATGAACGTCATGGTAATGAATTTTACCAGTGAAGGTTGGACACTTGAATTTGAAGATGGAGCTATCATGAACTCCGGTGCTTCGGAACATATCAAAGAAGCTGCAGCAGTTGTTTCTCAATATTGCGATATCATTGCCATCAGGGCTTTCGCAGGATTAATTGACAAAGAAAAAGACAATGCGGAAACCGTTCTTATGGGTTTCTTGAAATACGCCACTGTACCTGTTGTCAATATGGAAAGCGCTACAGGACACCCTTTACAATCGCTTGCAGATGCTATAACTATGGCAGAACACAAAACGAAGCACAGACCAAAAGTAGTTTTGACTTGGGCGCCACATCCCAGAGCATTGCCTCAGGCTGTTCCAAATTCCTTTGTGGAAATGATGCAGTTACAAGATGCAGATTTTGTTATTACGCATCCGGAAGGCTACGAATTGAATCCTGAAATTACTAAGGATTCAAAAATTGAATACGACCAGGATAAAGCTTTCGAAAATGCCGATTTTATCTATGCAAAAAATTGGAGTAATTACAAGGAATATGGCCAGATTACGAATTCCGACCCAAATTGGACTGTAACTGCCGATAAAATGAAACTGACTAACAATGCTAAATTCATGCACTGCTTACCGGTAAGACGTAATGTAATTGTTACTGATGAAGTGATTGACAGCGAAAATTCAATTGTTATCGAACAAGCCAACAATAGAACCTATGCCGCACAATTAGTGTTGCAAAAAATATTGAAAAATGGAAAATAA
- the argB gene encoding acetylglutamate kinase codes for MENKKPVTLIKIGGNIIDNPTELSQFLSDFSKIEGYKILVHGGGKSATKMAESIGLVPQMIDGRRITDAAMLDVVVMIYAGQINKSIVAQLQAKNTNAMGFSGADGNLIQSDKRNHPTINYGFVGDVKKVNTPLLETLLSNGIVPVFCAITHDGKGQLLNTNADTIASELAIALSEVFDVTLNYCFEKPGVLFDAEDDSSVIENINQELYSKLKAEKAIHSGMIPKLDNCFNSLSKGVQKIKIGHHRMLQDKTALYTTITL; via the coding sequence ATGGAAAATAAAAAACCGGTAACGCTAATAAAAATTGGTGGAAACATTATTGATAATCCAACGGAATTATCACAGTTTTTATCTGATTTTTCTAAGATTGAAGGGTACAAGATACTCGTTCACGGCGGAGGAAAATCAGCTACCAAAATGGCCGAAAGTATTGGTTTAGTCCCTCAAATGATTGATGGAAGACGCATCACCGATGCTGCTATGCTTGATGTAGTTGTGATGATTTATGCAGGTCAAATCAATAAAAGTATTGTTGCTCAATTGCAAGCTAAAAATACCAATGCGATGGGGTTTTCTGGTGCTGATGGGAATTTAATTCAGTCGGATAAAAGAAACCACCCAACAATCAATTATGGTTTTGTAGGAGATGTCAAAAAAGTGAATACACCATTATTGGAAACGTTGCTTTCAAATGGTATTGTTCCTGTATTTTGTGCTATCACACACGATGGAAAGGGACAATTATTAAACACAAATGCAGATACAATTGCCAGCGAATTAGCGATAGCTTTATCGGAAGTTTTTGATGTTACTTTGAATTATTGTTTCGAAAAACCTGGCGTTTTATTTGATGCCGAAGATGATTCTTCCGTAATTGAGAACATCAATCAAGAATTATATTCCAAATTAAAAGCCGAAAAAGCGATACATTCTGGTATGATTCCTAAATTAGACAACTGTTTCAATAGTTTATCTAAAGGAGTTCAAAAAATAAAAATTGGTCATCATCGAATGTTGCAAGACAAAACCGCATTGTACACTACAATTACACTATGA
- a CDS encoding M20 family metallo-hydrolase yields the protein MKSIEILTQEAIALLKSLIETPSFSSEEDQTALLIENWFTQNNIPFERENNNVWAFNKHFDATKPTLLLNSHHDTVRPNQGYTNDPFEAIVKDGKLFGLGSNDAGGCLVSLLATFVHFYSNENLPYNIVMVASAEEESSGKNGLNSVLKHLPELECAIVGEPTLMQLAVAEKGLLVLDVIVKGTASHAAHNNPDNPIYNAIPVIEWFNSYQFEKISEVLGPVKMTVTQVTAGKQHNVVPAECHLVVDIRVNDCYNNQEILDTVRKHLTAEVNPRSMHLNASSIPVAHGLVKAGIALGRTTYGSPTLSDQSVLSCQSLKLGPGETLRSHSADEFIFINEIEEGIQLYIKILTDFFKQ from the coding sequence ATGAAGAGTATAGAAATCCTTACACAAGAAGCCATTGCGCTATTAAAATCGCTGATTGAAACGCCTTCCTTTTCAAGTGAAGAAGACCAAACAGCACTTTTAATCGAAAATTGGTTTACACAAAATAATATCCCTTTCGAAAGAGAGAATAATAATGTTTGGGCTTTCAACAAACATTTTGACGCCACCAAGCCAACGCTTTTACTGAATTCGCACCACGATACCGTAAGACCGAACCAAGGTTATACCAATGATCCTTTTGAAGCCATCGTCAAAGACGGTAAATTATTTGGACTGGGAAGCAATGATGCGGGAGGTTGTCTGGTTTCGCTTTTAGCCACTTTTGTACATTTTTATTCGAATGAAAACCTGCCTTACAATATCGTTATGGTCGCTTCAGCCGAAGAGGAAAGCAGCGGAAAAAACGGGTTAAACAGCGTTTTGAAACATTTACCAGAACTAGAATGTGCCATTGTTGGTGAACCAACATTAATGCAATTGGCTGTAGCCGAAAAAGGCTTATTGGTACTCGATGTTATCGTAAAAGGTACCGCCAGTCACGCCGCCCATAATAATCCGGACAATCCTATTTACAATGCGATTCCCGTTATCGAGTGGTTTAACAGCTATCAATTCGAAAAAATATCGGAGGTTTTAGGTCCAGTAAAAATGACAGTTACGCAAGTCACAGCCGGAAAACAACACAACGTAGTTCCTGCGGAATGTCATTTGGTTGTCGATATCAGGGTGAATGATTGCTATAACAATCAAGAAATTTTAGATACCGTAAGAAAACATTTGACTGCTGAAGTCAATCCGCGTTCTATGCATTTAAACGCATCATCAATTCCTGTTGCACACGGATTGGTAAAAGCCGGAATCGCATTGGGAAGAACCACGTATGGCTCGCCTACCCTTTCAGATCAATCAGTTTTGAGCTGCCAATCCTTGAAATTAGGACCTGGAGAAACTCTGCGGTCACACTCTGCAGACGAATTTATATTTATAAACGAAATAGAAGAAGGAATTCAATTGTATATCAAAATACTAACTGATTTTTTCAAACAATAA
- the argH gene encoding argininosuccinate lyase, whose amino-acid sequence MKLWEKGIPTDKQIEHFTVGNDRELDLVLAKYDALGSIAHAKMLGQIGLLTDSETVSLVLALEEIIKDAENGNFEIEDSFEDVHSKIEYLLTVKLGDAGKKIHTARSRNDQVLVDVNLYLKDVVKELKEQVKSLFDLLMESAEKHQNVLLPGYTHLQIAMPSSFGMWFSAYAETLIDDITMLNAALKIVDQNPLGSAAGYGSSFPINRTFTTQELGFETLKFNSVAAQMSRGKSEKTVAFAMSSVAATLAKFSMDVCLYMSQNFDFITLPSHLTTGSSIMPHKKNPDVFELIRGKCNKIQALPYEITLITNNLPSGYHRDLQLLKEGLFPAIQNLKACLDIAIFAIKDIKVKEHILDDKKYDYLFTVDSLNEMVVAGLPFRDAYKAVAEQLENGTFQSPKETKHTHEGSINNLCLDEIKEKMMRAY is encoded by the coding sequence ATGAAACTTTGGGAAAAAGGAATACCAACCGATAAGCAAATCGAACATTTCACCGTTGGAAACGACAGAGAACTGGATTTAGTTCTGGCAAAATATGATGCATTAGGTTCTATTGCACATGCAAAAATGCTAGGTCAAATCGGTCTTTTAACAGACTCCGAAACCGTTTCTTTGGTTTTGGCTTTGGAAGAAATAATAAAAGATGCTGAAAACGGTAATTTCGAAATCGAAGACAGCTTTGAAGACGTGCATTCCAAAATCGAATATTTACTTACAGTAAAATTGGGAGACGCCGGAAAAAAAATTCATACCGCCCGTTCCCGTAACGACCAAGTTTTAGTGGACGTTAATTTATACCTGAAAGATGTCGTTAAAGAACTGAAAGAGCAAGTAAAAAGCCTTTTTGATTTGCTAATGGAATCAGCAGAAAAGCACCAAAATGTATTGTTACCAGGATACACACATTTACAAATTGCAATGCCTTCCTCTTTTGGAATGTGGTTTTCGGCTTACGCTGAAACCTTGATTGATGATATTACAATGTTGAATGCCGCTTTGAAAATTGTGGACCAAAACCCATTAGGTTCAGCCGCAGGTTACGGAAGTTCATTTCCTATCAACAGAACGTTCACGACACAAGAATTAGGTTTTGAAACTTTAAAATTCAATTCGGTAGCGGCACAAATGAGCCGTGGAAAATCAGAAAAAACAGTAGCTTTTGCTATGAGCAGCGTGGCAGCAACTTTGGCTAAATTCTCGATGGATGTTTGTTTATATATGAGCCAAAATTTTGATTTCATCACTTTGCCTTCGCATCTTACAACAGGTTCGAGCATCATGCCTCACAAAAAAAATCCCGATGTTTTTGAATTGATTCGTGGAAAATGCAATAAAATCCAAGCGTTGCCATACGAAATCACTTTAATCACCAACAACCTTCCAAGTGGCTATCACAGGGATTTACAATTGTTGAAAGAAGGATTGTTTCCAGCGATTCAAAACTTAAAAGCCTGTTTGGATATTGCGATTTTTGCAATCAAAGACATTAAGGTAAAAGAGCACATCTTGGACGATAAAAAATACGATTATTTATTTACGGTAGATTCTTTAAATGAAATGGTGGTTGCCGGATTGCCTTTTAGAGATGCGTATAAAGCCGTAGCAGAACAATTAGAAAATGGCACTTTCCAATCTCCAAAAGAGACCAAGCATACACATGAAGGAAGTATAAACAACCTTTGTTTGGATGAAATTAAAGAAAAAATGATGAGAGCTTACTAA
- the ytxJ gene encoding bacillithiol system redox-active protein YtxJ codes for MSFFKNMFNSSDEKDSNENKINWNELTDLGQLNEIIAISNEKPVAIFKHSTRCSVSRMALKQFENEFNSSDKVTPYFLDLIANRDISNEIANRFGVTHQSPQLILIKGGKAIYNVSHSDIDAEELGTKV; via the coding sequence ATGAGTTTTTTTAAAAATATGTTCAACAGTTCAGACGAAAAAGATTCAAACGAAAACAAAATCAACTGGAATGAACTAACCGATTTGGGGCAACTGAATGAAATTATTGCTATTTCGAATGAAAAACCAGTAGCAATTTTCAAGCATAGTACACGATGTAGCGTAAGTAGGATGGCGCTGAAACAGTTTGAAAATGAGTTTAATAGCTCAGATAAAGTTACACCTTATTTTTTAGATTTAATAGCGAATCGTGATATTTCTAATGAAATAGCGAATCGTTTTGGAGTGACGCATCAATCTCCACAATTGATATTAATTAAAGGAGGAAAAGCGATTTACAATGTTTCGCATAGTGATATTGATGCGGAAGAATTAGGGACGAAAGTCTAG